TGCAGGCCTCGGCACGCAGTTCCTTCGTCACATCGAGCGCACGCAGATGCTTGTGCACCTCGTCGACGTCTCCGACGCCAGTGGCCGTCCCGACCCGGTCCAGGACTTCGAAGTCATCATGAACGAACTCGAAAGCTTCGGCGCCGGACTCGAGCAGAAGCCGATCATCGTCGTGGCTTCCAAGGCCGATGTCGCCAATCCGGAGAAACTTCAAAAACTCCAGAAATACGCAAAAAAACGCCGCCTCGCGCTGTTCCCCATCTCATCCGTCACCGGCGAGGGAATCAAGGAACTCATGTGGGCTATGGCCCACCGCGTCCGTGACCTCCGCGAGGGCCGACCGATGGAAGTTGTCCTCGAAGAGGAGAAGTCAGCCCCCAAGCCGCGTCTAAAAAAGAAGACCGCAGCGAAAAAGACTGCCGCCAAGAAGAAAAAAACGGCCGCGAAGAGGCCGGCCAAGCGGACGTCGTGAAGACAAATCACCGCACAACCGAGTGAGCGGTACCTGATGTATGAAGGACTCGCAAGCGGAAAGATCAACGAGCGCAAATTCGCAAATTGGCTGCAACGAAAGACTGCGCCGATCAAAAAAGCCCCTCGCACGCACTGACTCGATCACTCCAACTCGCACTAGAGACTAAGTAAACCAGGCGAGCATCCACCTCTTCACTGCAAATCTGTGCTAATCTTCTCGCCCTCATCCTTGGGTGCTCCGGCTAAATAGGTATTTCTTTTAGGAGGTGTGGGAGGATGAGAATTCGCTTCGTAGTTTTCTTGTTGATCGCCTTCGCGGTCATCGCAACTGCTTATCCACTGATCGCCGCGGACGGGCAATCCAGCAAAGCGCAGGTCGACCAGGCCCTCAAGGCTGCTCCCAAGTCGATCACTGAGCATGCCACGATTGCGACTGCCGACGGAAAAGTCTTGCGTCAGGGATCCAACGGTTGGACTTGTTTGCCCGACATGGGCCCAGGCTCCAGCCATCCGGGTTGCTTCGATGAAGTCTGGATGCAGTTCATGCACGCGATGATGAACAAGTCGGAATTCAAAAGTGACCGAGTCGGAATCTCGTACATGCTGGCCGGCGACGATAATGTGAACAATGCTGATCCTTTCGACAAGAAACAGGATCCCGGCGAGGTTTGGGTCGCCGAAGGCCCACATCTGATGATTGCCGTTCCTGATCCGAAAATGCTGGAAGGCATCTCCGACGATCCGAAGAACGGTGGTCCATACGTTATGTGGAAGGGCACTCCCTACGCGCACATTATGGTGCCGGTAGCCTCGCACCCGTCGAAATAGCCAGATCCAGGGGATGCGGCGTGCGCATCCCCTTTCAAACTCAAAGTGTGCCTGCCTGCTTACCTTCTCGCTTCATCTATACTTTTGTCTTGCAACACCAAAACGAAAAACGGAAACTGGAGCCGAACTGGGCTGAATGAACGTCGGACTGTTCGGCGGCACTTTCGATCCCATCCATCGCGGACACCTCGCGGTTGCCCGCGCCGCCCGAGAGCGCTTCCAACTCGGACGCATCCTCTTTGTCCCAGCCGGATCGCCGCCACACAAAAATAACCAGCCGATCACCTCGTTCGCTCACCGCTACGCCATGGCCGCCCTCGCGACTGCCGGCGAGAAAACTTTCGTTCCTTCTGACATCGAATCGCCAGAGCACCTGGGCGACCGGCCGTCTTACACCATTGACACCGTCCGTCGCCTCAAAAAGCAGCTGAAAAAGTCCGACCGGTTGTTCTTTCTCATTGGCATGGACGCCTTCAAAGACATCGCGAAGTGGCGGCAACCCGAGGACGTCCTTCGCGAAACCGAATTCATCGTCATGGCTCGTCCCGGATTTTCTCTGGGAGAGATCGGGGCGTCTCTGCCCGAATCGATGCGGCCCGCTCCGGCGGTCACCCGAGCCCTCAAGCAGCAGCCAGCCGCGGGTGATATCGTCTTAGCAGGGGCCACGATCCACCTGCTCCCTGATACACACGAAAAGATTTCTGCAACTCAGATCCGGGCGGCGGCCAGGACGGGGCGAAAACTGGATTCGCTCGTCGGCCCAGCCGTGGCGGACTACATCCGTAAATCCGGCATCTACAAAGATCCGGCCCGAACAACGGGCGGGAACAAAGCAACATCGCACTCGAACGTCGTCCAATTCGCTAGGCGTTAAATGGAGAGGTAAGGCACAAACCGACAACTGATGGCAAAAAAGAACCCAACTATGACCCAAATGCTGGAAGCGGTTACCGCAGCCGAAGCCAAAAAGGCCGAAGAAATCTCCATCCTGGAGATGGATAAGGCCTCCGGAGCATTCACCGATTATTTCGTCATCTGCTCTGGTAGCAACCCGCGGCAGATTCAAGCCATCTCGGATGAGGTAGAGGAGAGACTTGCGAGCACCGGAGTCCATCCCACCCATGTCGAGGGTTACAACCAGGCTGAATGGGTGCTGCTGGATTATGTGGACTTCGTGGTTCACGTTTTCTCTCCCAAGGCGCGCAACTTCTACAACCTGGAGCGGCTTTGGAAGTCGGCAAAACGTTACGAGCCAACGGACCTAACGGCCACGGGTACGAAAAAGCGGTCGGCGGCGCGGCGGACTACATCCCCGTCGCGGAAAAAGAGCACCACCACCCGGACGACTCACTCACGGGCGAAGAAGGCCTAACCGCCTTCTCGCACGACCGCGCGGAGATGATTCTTCGCGCCTGGGTCGCGGCCGACTCGGCCACCGTCCGGCTAATACAGGAGGCGCGCAGTATTGCGCGAACCTCGTCCACGGTCCTGATCCGTGGCGAAAGCGGTTCTGGCAAGGACCTGCTCGCGTGGATACTCCACGCGCTCAGCTCCCGGGCCGACCGGCCTTTCGTGCGGGTCGATTGCGCCAGCCTGCCCCCCGAACTGATTGAGAGCGAACTCTTCGGCCAGGAACTCGTCGCCGGACACTTCGGACGGATCGAGACCGCCGCCGGGGGCACGCTTGTCCTCGATGAAGTCAGCGCCCTCAGCATCCCGGCTCAAGCCAAGCTGCTGCGCGTCATCGAGGAGCGCCGTTTCGAGCGCCTCGGCGGCGCCCGTTCCATCGGCGTTGACGCCCGTATCGTCGCCCTCACCAACATCAATCTCGAGCAGGCGGTTCTTCGCCGTGTCTTCCGCGAAGACCTCTTTTACCGGCTCAACGTTATCCCCATGGTCATCCCGGCCTTGCGCGAGCGTGTCGTCGACATCCGCCCGCTGGCGTTGCACTTCCTTGACCGCTATAGCCAGATGAACCGTCGCACGCGCATGGTATTCGGCGGTGCCGTCATGGAAGCCCTTGAGTCCTACTCCTGGCCCGGAAACGTCCGCGAACTTCGCGACGTTGTCGAGAAGGCCGTCCAAAACGCCACCGGCACGGAAATCACGTTGCTCGATCTTCCGCAACCGGTGCGCGACTGCGCCGCTGGAGCGATCCGGACAAAGCTGTCACTGCAAGACCTCGAGCGGAATTACATTGCCGAAGTGCTCGAGCACACGAAAGGGAAGAAGACGCTCGCGGCAAAGATCCTCGGCATCAGCCGCAAGACGCTGCTGGAAAAACGTAAGCGCTACGGATTCGAATAGGCTTAGGCGCACAACTGGTTGCTTGATGCGTACGGCAAATAGCCGTACAATAAGTATCCGGAGGCAACATGGCCGCCAAGGCAGGGAAGCGCAAGAAAGCAGAGAATCGTAGCGGTACCGAGCGGCTTGAAGCGCGGATTGGTGCCGACCAGAAGAGATTTTTCCAGCGCGCTGCTTCTCTCCGCGGCATCAGTCTCACGGAATTCATGGTCGCTTCCATGCACGAAGCGGCTCTGAAGACCGTAGAAGAGCATGCGCTATTGACCCTGACTGCCCACGAACAGCAGGTTTTCGTAGACACGCTGTTGAATCCTCCAGCTCCCAACCGGGCCTTGCGCATGGCTACCGAACGCTACGACAGGATGGTGAGCCGCTAAATTGCCGGCCGCCAACAAGTACGTGATCAAGCCGCTCGGCGATGAAAACCGGGCGGCTTTTCTTTGTGGAGAGGAGGAACTTGATCGCTATCTCCACGAGCGTGCATCGCGAGATGTAAAAAACAAACTCTCCGCAGTTTTCATACTCGTGTCCGAAGAAGATCCTGAAAGGATCCTGGGCTATTACACGCTCTCGGCTCAGCAGGTTGATTCCTCGCT
This window of the Terriglobales bacterium genome carries:
- the nadD gene encoding nicotinate-nucleotide adenylyltransferase, encoding MNVGLFGGTFDPIHRGHLAVARAARERFQLGRILFVPAGSPPHKNNQPITSFAHRYAMAALATAGEKTFVPSDIESPEHLGDRPSYTIDTVRRLKKQLKKSDRLFFLIGMDAFKDIAKWRQPEDVLRETEFIVMARPGFSLGEIGASLPESMRPAPAVTRALKQQPAAGDIVLAGATIHLLPDTHEKISATQIRAAARTGRKLDSLVGPAVADYIRKSGIYKDPARTTGGNKATSHSNVVQFARR
- the rsfS gene encoding ribosome silencing factor — protein: MTQMLEAVTAAEAKKAEEISILEMDKASGAFTDYFVICSGSNPRQIQAISDEVEERLASTGVHPTHVEGYNQAEWVLLDYVDFVVHVFSPKARNFYNLERLWKSAKRYEPTDLTATGTKKRSAARRTTSPSRKKSTTTRTTHSRAKKA
- a CDS encoding sigma-54 dependent transcriptional regulator, producing the protein MILRAWVAADSATVRLIQEARSIARTSSTVLIRGESGSGKDLLAWILHALSSRADRPFVRVDCASLPPELIESELFGQELVAGHFGRIETAAGGTLVLDEVSALSIPAQAKLLRVIEERRFERLGGARSIGVDARIVALTNINLEQAVLRRVFREDLFYRLNVIPMVIPALRERVVDIRPLALHFLDRYSQMNRRTRMVFGGAVMEALESYSWPGNVRELRDVVEKAVQNATGTEITLLDLPQPVRDCAAGAIRTKLSLQDLERNYIAEVLEHTKGKKTLAAKILGISRKTLLEKRKRYGFE
- a CDS encoding DUF1778 domain-containing protein; this encodes MAAKAGKRKKAENRSGTERLEARIGADQKRFFQRAASLRGISLTEFMVASMHEAALKTVEEHALLTLTAHEQQVFVDTLLNPPAPNRALRMATERYDRMVSR